From a single Pseudalkalibacillus hwajinpoensis genomic region:
- a CDS encoding lysine N(6)-hydroxylase/L-ornithine N(5)-oxygenase family protein — protein MAALAEQSELDAIYFDKKAEFNWHPGMLIDGMDLQVPFLADLVTIADPKSPYTFLNYLHEHNRLYQFYFFNKLDIPRKEYNAYTRWVAGNLSNCHFGKEVIDVVYRDGEQYYEVTIKDVQTSRNQVVKVKHVVLGTGSVPNIPEGFDQYPIEDVLHTNHYLYHEKDMKQTKSVTVVGSGQSAAEVFYDLLHDQERYGYSLTWLTRSPGFFQLESAKLGQEVFSPDYVSYFHGLPFEERKEALGTLGTLRKGIDPTTLKSIYHLLYHRSTEVQLDVTIQPLTEVNAITKVGHCYRLSCRQWQEDHEFTVDSDKIVLATGYKPHFPEWFVRIGEEIEWEDDKRFKVGMDQELIFKDGRENHVFTLTNLDHSHGAGATNLALSVERNKRVLNFIAGKELYSVNMNTVFQQFSSKKM, from the coding sequence ATGGCAGCACTGGCTGAACAATCAGAATTAGATGCGATCTATTTTGATAAAAAGGCGGAATTCAATTGGCATCCAGGGATGTTAATTGATGGGATGGATCTTCAAGTTCCTTTTCTAGCCGATCTAGTTACAATTGCAGATCCCAAAAGTCCTTATACATTTCTTAATTACCTGCATGAACATAATCGCCTTTACCAATTCTATTTTTTTAATAAATTAGATATACCGAGAAAAGAATACAATGCTTACACGCGGTGGGTTGCAGGCAATCTTTCAAATTGTCACTTCGGTAAAGAAGTCATTGACGTCGTATATCGTGATGGGGAGCAGTACTATGAAGTGACTATAAAAGATGTACAAACGTCACGAAACCAGGTGGTAAAAGTAAAACATGTTGTGCTGGGTACAGGTAGTGTGCCAAATATTCCAGAAGGATTTGATCAGTATCCGATTGAAGATGTTCTTCATACAAACCACTATCTTTATCATGAGAAAGATATGAAGCAAACGAAATCAGTCACTGTAGTAGGATCTGGCCAAAGTGCAGCTGAAGTGTTCTACGATTTGTTGCATGATCAAGAGAGATATGGCTACAGCTTAACGTGGCTAACTCGTTCTCCGGGGTTCTTTCAGCTTGAATCTGCTAAACTTGGACAGGAAGTATTTTCACCTGACTACGTCAGCTATTTTCACGGTCTTCCTTTTGAAGAACGAAAAGAAGCGCTCGGAACGCTTGGAACGCTTAGAAAAGGAATTGATCCTACAACACTGAAATCTATTTATCATCTTCTATATCATCGATCTACTGAGGTGCAGCTTGACGTCACAATACAACCGTTAACAGAAGTGAATGCCATTACTAAAGTTGGTCACTGCTATCGGCTTTCATGCAGACAGTGGCAGGAAGATCACGAATTCACCGTTGATTCAGACAAAATTGTACTTGCGACTGGATATAAGCCACATTTTCCTGAATGGTTTGTTCGAATTGGAGAAGAAATTGAATGGGAAGATGACAAACGTTTTAAAGTAGGAATGGACCAGGAGCTTATCTTTAAGGATGGTCGAGAGAACCATGTGTTTACTCTTACAAACCTGGACCATTCTCATGGAGCTGGAGCTACAAACCTTGCTTTATCTGTTGAGCGCAATAAGCGTGTGCTAAACTTTATAGCTGGTAAAGAGTTGTATTCGGTGAATATGAACACTGTATTTCAACAATTTTCCAGTAAAAAGATGTGA